Sequence from the Maribacter aquivivus genome:
GTAGGAGCAGGTACGGTGGAGTTCCTGCTTGACGAAAAAAAGAATTTTTACTTCTTGGAAATGAATACAAGGTTGCAAGTAGAGCATCCAGTTTCTGAGTTGATATCTGGTATTGATTTAGTAGAGCAACAAATAAAAGTAGCCCGTGGCGAAAAGTTGGCTTTTACCCAAGAAGATTTGAAAATAACAGGTCATGCGCTTGAAGTTCGTGTGTATGCCGAAGACCCGTTAGCTAATTTTATGCCGAGTATTGGTACGTTGTCTACCTACAAAACTCCGGTAGGTGAGGGTATTCGTGTTGACGATGGTTTTGAAGAAGGTATGGAGGTTCCTATTTATTATGACCCCATGATTTCTAAGTTGATTACCTATGGAAAAAATAGGGAAGAAGCCATACAATTAATGATAAAAGCAATTAATGACTATAAAGTTGAAGGTGTTGCAACAACCTTATCTTTTGGCAAATTTGTATGTGAGCATGAAGCTTTTACATCAGGAAATTTCGATACACATTTTGTTAAAAACTACTATTCTCCAGAACTTTTAGAAAAGCAGTATGCTGAAGAAAGAAGAATAGCAGCATTGGTAGCCTTAAAGTTGTATTTAGAAAATGATAAAACCTTGAAAATTCCGACTAAGGTTTCTTCAAATTGGAAGAAGAGTAGAGCTTAGAATTGCAAATTGATTTGAAAAATTAGAATGAAAGATAATAAACAAATACTGGCAGAAAAACTTGCATTGGCTAATTTAGGTGGTGGTCAAGTACGTATTGATAAGCAGCACGCCAAAGGAAAGTTAACTGCTCGTGAACGTATTCATTTTTTGTTGGATGAGGGCTCATTTGAAGAAATGGGTGCTTTGGTTACGCACCGTACTAAAGATTTTGGTATGGAAAAACAAGTTTTCTATGGGGACGGAGTGGTAACTGGTTATGGTACTATTAATGGGAGACAGGTTTGTGTTTTTGCCCAAGATTTTACGGTTTTTGGTGGTGCACTTTCTGAAACCCATGCTGAAAAAATCTGTAAAATAATGGATATGGCTATGAAAATAGGCGTGCCTATGATTGGTTTAAATGATAGTGGGGGAGCTCGAATTCAAGAAGGGGTACGTTCATTAGGTGGATATGCCGATATTTTTCATAAAAACGTAATGGCATCTGGGGTAATTCCTCAGATTTCTGCCATAATGGGTCCATGTGCGGGTGGTGCAGTTTATTCGCCAGCAATAACCGATTTTACCTTAATGGTAGAGAACTCTAGTTATATGTTTGTTACAGGACCTAATGTGGTTAAAACGGTGACAAATGAAGAGGTAACATCAGAAGAATTGGGTGGCGCCTTAACACATGCTACAAAATCTGGAGTAACACACTTAACCGCTGCGAATGATATTCAATGTATCAATCAGATTAAGCAGATGATTAGTTATATGCCTCAAAATTGCGAAGATAAACCAGCAGATATTCCATTTAAGCTGGCTAATGAGGTGCGCGATGTATTAGAAGATATCGTTCCTGAGAATGCAAATCAGCCTTACGATATGCGTCATGTAATCAACGGAATTATTGATCAAGACACGTTCTTTGAAATTCATGAAGCATATGCCGATAACATTGTTGTAGGCTTTGCAAGATTAGGTGGTAAAAGTATTGGTATTGTTGCCAATCAGCCTATTAGTTTGGCGGGTGTATTAGATGTTGATAGTTCAAAAAAAGCAGCACGTTTTACTCGGTTTTGCGATTGTTTCAATATTCCTCTTTTAGTATTGGTAGATGTCCCAGGATTTTTACCGGGTACAGATCAAGAATGGAACGGTATCATAACCAACGGTGCAAAATTACTGTATGCCTTAAGTGAAGCAACGGTGCCTAAAGTAACTGTAATTACTAGAAAAGCATACGGTGGTGCGTATGATGTAATGAACTCTAAACATATTGGTGCCGATTTAAATTATGCTTGGCCAGGTGCAGAAATTGCAGTGATGGGAGCAAAAGGAGCTAGTGAAATTATTTTTAAGAAAGAAATAAGTGCAGCGGATGATCCTGTGGCGAAATTGGCTGAAAAAGAAGCGGAATATGCAGAATTGTTTGCAAACCCATATAGTGCTGCGCAAAGAGGATTTATAGATGAAGTTATTCTACCAAAAGACACTAGAAGAAAATTGATAAAAGCTTATACTATGCTAGAGAATAAAGTAGCTTCTTTACCAAAGAAGAAGCATGGTAATATTCCGTTGTAGTAGTTTAATTTTTTAACAAAATGATATTTATATATTTTAGGAACTCAATGTAATTTTAAACCATTAAAGAAGAATCCCTAACGATAAGGCTGGTTTTGATCTCAACTGTTTTTGTCATTACATCATTTGTCGGGTTTTCAAGTTCTTGAATTAAGAAACGGACTGCAGTTCTTCCTATTTTATCACCAGGTTGATCCACTGTTGTTAGTGCGGGACTAACGATGGTGGAGTTAATAGAGTTGCTAAAACCTACTACAGCTATTTCTTCAGGTATTTTTACTTTGAACTTATGTAGTGCCTTTATGGCGCCTATGGCAGCATTATCGGTTATGGCAAATATAGCATCAGGGCGTTTCTTCATGCTTAAAAGAATATTGGTCAATCGTCTTCCGTTTCCTAAAGAAATATCTTCGGTACTTAAAATAAGTTTATTGCGAACAGGAATGCCGTATTGCTTTAAGGCTCTTAAATAACCGGCATACCTTTTTTCAGAATTATAAGAATTCTCCGTTTCCTTAATAATGGCAATACGCTGTTTACCCAGTTCAATTAAATGCTCAACGGCATTAAATGCAGCTTCCTCTTCATTGATTACAACTTGTGTACAAGGTATTTTGCTAGAAACTTTATCGAAGAGGACTATAGGTATACGATTTAATATTTTTAATATCTCTTCAACATTGGTTGTTTTTCTTGCCAATGACATTAATACCCCGTCGACACCAAATTGTGTCATGGTATTTAGCATTTCTACTTGTTTAGCCTCGTTATTGTTAGATTCTGAAATAATAACACGATATCCGCGTAGCTCGGCTTCTTCCAAAATTCCCTTTAAAATGGTTGAAGTAAATAAATGAGATATGTTGGGTACGATTACTCCAAGTATATGAGTTTCACGTGAGCGAAAGCCTCTCGCAAATAAATTGGGTACATAATTCATTTGCTTAGCAAGCTTTTTAACCCGCTCTTTAGTGCCCTGGCTAATATCGGGGTGATCATTAAGAGCCCTAGAAACTGTGGAAATCGACAGACTCAATTCTTTAGATAACTCTTTTAATGTGGTATTTCTCTTTTTACTCATAATTGAAAATCAGTGAATTATGATGATTTTATAAGAAATACAATACTACAAAATAAATTGCAAACGTTTGTGCAAACGTTTGCATAGAAAATTCGTTAATATTTGGTTAATAGAATGCTATATTCATATAATTTGGTCTCATAATCAACGATTTGATAATTTAAATCGACTCAACTTAAAAAAAACTCAAACATTATGAAGAAAATTATTTTTGCGGTAATCGGACTTCTTATCAGTGCAAGCTCCTTTGCACAGACCGATATTTCAGGAACCGTAACAGACAGTTCAGGAGAGCCAATTCCCGGTGCTAACATTTTAATTACAGGTAGTACATCGGGTACAACATCAGATTTTGATGGTAATTTTACTTTTTCAACAGACCTTACCGGTGCTCAAATATTACGTGTATCATATATAGGTTTTACATCTGTTGACAAATCATTAGATTTAAACGGTACAGCACAAACTGTAAATGTTGTGCTACAAGAAGGTGGTCAGCAACTTGATGAAGTTGTTCTAACGGCTTCTAGTACATTTCGTTCTCAAAAACAGGCACCTCTATCTATTAGCTCTGTTAAAATGAAAGAAATTACTAAGCTTTCTGCTAATAGTCAGGCAGATATTCTTAGAAGTGTACCTGGTATTACCGCTGAAGGTGGTGGTGGTGAAACGGCAAGTAACATATTCGTTAGAGGTTTACCTTCTGGTGGTCAGTATGTTTTTAACCCTTTACAGTATGACGGTATGCCTTTGATTAGTTCTTTCGGACTAAACTCTTCTGCGCATGATGTCTATGCAAGACCAGATATAGGTTTTAAAGGTGTTGAATTTGTTCGTGGTGGTGCAGCTGTATTATATGGTGCAGGTTCTGTTGCTGGTATTATCAACTACACAAGTAAAACGGGTGATACGAACCCTGGTAATATTATTAATATTGAAGTTGCCAACCAAGGTAGAATTAAAACAGATTTTTATTCTGGTGGTCAGCTAGGTGGTGAAGATTCTAATACATATTATGCTTTTACAGGTTTTGTACGTCATGATAGAGGTCCTATAGATGTAGGTTTACCAACTAAAGGTGTTCAATTTAGAGGTAACATCAAAAAGAAGTTCGATAATGGTTTTTTTACTTTAAGCGGACAGTTTATTGACGATAAGGCACAATTTTATCTTCCTATTCCATTAAGTGGTGGTAGTAGAGAGCGTATAAACGGTAATGATGGTAACCCAGTTGAACAGTTGTTATCTGGTGACTTAGCGAATACTTCATTCAATACTCCTGGTGGAACATATAATAGTCCGATTGCAGATGGTGTTGCAACTACAGGTGGTTACATTATGGGTGATTTCAATTACAGATTTGAAGATGATCTTAAATTGACTTCTAAGATTAAATATGCCAACTACAAGCATAATTTCGCATTATATGTTGGTGGTAACGGTGCAAATGGAAATCCTATTACTTTAGATAATTATGTAGAAAGTATAGCTCCTGGTAACTTAGGGTATACTGCTGCTTACCAAAGTGGATCGGGTTCTCAAATTAATGGTAATGACCTAGTAATCGATAATTTACATGTGGATCGTTTACGCCCAATGACAGATTACTCTGGTGAGATTAACCTTACAAAATCTATTGAGACGGCAAACGGTGGTAACCATAACATTACTGTTGGTTCTTATATAGCTCGTACAGAGGCTGAAGATGTTAACTATCAATATAGAGTATTGACAGAATTCAACAATAACCCACAATTGGTAAACTTAAATTATACCGATGCTGGTGGCGATAATGTAGTGTATTCTCAAGGCGGACTTTATAACCGTATTGGTCAGACAGCTAATAACTTTCTTTCTCAAAATAGATTGGCATTATATGTTACCGATGAGATGATTTTAAACAAATGGCGTTTTGATGTTGGTTTCAGATGGGAACATACAGATGGTATC
This genomic interval carries:
- a CDS encoding acyl-CoA carboxylase subunit beta translates to MKDNKQILAEKLALANLGGGQVRIDKQHAKGKLTARERIHFLLDEGSFEEMGALVTHRTKDFGMEKQVFYGDGVVTGYGTINGRQVCVFAQDFTVFGGALSETHAEKICKIMDMAMKIGVPMIGLNDSGGARIQEGVRSLGGYADIFHKNVMASGVIPQISAIMGPCAGGAVYSPAITDFTLMVENSSYMFVTGPNVVKTVTNEEVTSEELGGALTHATKSGVTHLTAANDIQCINQIKQMISYMPQNCEDKPADIPFKLANEVRDVLEDIVPENANQPYDMRHVINGIIDQDTFFEIHEAYADNIVVGFARLGGKSIGIVANQPISLAGVLDVDSSKKAARFTRFCDCFNIPLLVLVDVPGFLPGTDQEWNGIITNGAKLLYALSEATVPKVTVITRKAYGGAYDVMNSKHIGADLNYAWPGAEIAVMGAKGASEIIFKKEISAADDPVAKLAEKEAEYAELFANPYSAAQRGFIDEVILPKDTRRKLIKAYTMLENKVASLPKKKHGNIPL
- a CDS encoding LacI family DNA-binding transcriptional regulator; the encoded protein is MSKKRNTTLKELSKELSLSISTVSRALNDHPDISQGTKERVKKLAKQMNYVPNLFARGFRSRETHILGVIVPNISHLFTSTILKGILEEAELRGYRVIISESNNNEAKQVEMLNTMTQFGVDGVLMSLARKTTNVEEILKILNRIPIVLFDKVSSKIPCTQVVINEEEAAFNAVEHLIELGKQRIAIIKETENSYNSEKRYAGYLRALKQYGIPVRNKLILSTEDISLGNGRRLTNILLSMKKRPDAIFAITDNAAIGAIKALHKFKVKIPEEIAVVGFSNSINSTIVSPALTTVDQPGDKIGRTAVRFLIQELENPTNDVMTKTVEIKTSLIVRDSSLMV
- a CDS encoding TonB-dependent receptor gives rise to the protein MKKIIFAVIGLLISASSFAQTDISGTVTDSSGEPIPGANILITGSTSGTTSDFDGNFTFSTDLTGAQILRVSYIGFTSVDKSLDLNGTAQTVNVVLQEGGQQLDEVVLTASSTFRSQKQAPLSISSVKMKEITKLSANSQADILRSVPGITAEGGGGETASNIFVRGLPSGGQYVFNPLQYDGMPLISSFGLNSSAHDVYARPDIGFKGVEFVRGGAAVLYGAGSVAGIINYTSKTGDTNPGNIINIEVANQGRIKTDFYSGGQLGGEDSNTYYAFTGFVRHDRGPIDVGLPTKGVQFRGNIKKKFDNGFFTLSGQFIDDKAQFYLPIPLSGGSRERINGNDGNPVEQLLSGDLANTSFNTPGGTYNSPIADGVATTGGYIMGDFNYRFEDDLKLTSKIKYANYKHNFALYVGGNGANGNPITLDNYVESIAPGNLGYTAAYQSGSGSQINGNDLVIDNLHVDRLRPMTDYSGEINLTKSIETANGGNHNITVGSYIARTEAEDVNYQYRVLTEFNNNPQLVNLNYTDAGGDNVVYSQGGLYNRIGQTANNFLSQNRLALYVTDEMILNKWRFDVGFRWEHTDGINSRGGIMSETVYTTPDITSELSDVQTADGSFLRTEVNASAWALSLAGLYELTETTNLYANFSKGYFFPQLRGFAPVPGISESPYDAENIIQFEAGAKFGNEKFSGSVAGYYVGLKDRVSIRQAIVGGQLIDETRAEQNTRTIGLEATGDYSIAQYLNLRGNVTYQDHEITKNTDFDLVNGTSTEANVGNELARQPNLLGGLGLYYDNAAFDANFGFNYTGAKFTDDTNNIELDAITIGRLGAGYTFSKEDNNQSVRLGVSVFNLFDSDGITEGNPRAGSAGQTESQFFVGRPILPRRLFVTATFNF